A region from the Leguminivora glycinivorella isolate SPB_JAAS2020 chromosome 3, LegGlyc_1.1, whole genome shotgun sequence genome encodes:
- the LOC125224809 gene encoding uncharacterized protein LOC125224809: protein MAIPPFPSQDLAKLVLGYLIEEQLMTAYDEFLHQSPYLDAEKNEFDRIAMQPLRHLLGEYRAVKIYVESCKPIALRRRLFQCPNLLEVVKLLIQYVDVKRVQEDLCRDHISADSQEPTSRTGCEACLSLKLESCVCSNRRRKVSSTSINNSESVQPGQTNATNVLSDLSGNQNLDNRNVGGTANHTNPSNIVSQQEIQTGDYPGVAAPNVDHNSIMPSLHLQPNPDITTTHPPNVSSNATALECSQNIAEFNTVLDQVYNKSNVMGSLRDNNSMMSTETTNNNRIPNCQPESFQDFSTGVRGPGEPPVNVPDSSTTENINVSLSHSDTEPTTSNKRTVKTFQKRSCAFRVGNMKHDVTEITSEVIDIDDDTPPYPRPEDQKVTILSNVKVGSDERLIKMPKNATSTPLLQFQTICLNGTPIFRPKTAEQKLIYTKDEIMAMPTLIIVPASGPSKTAPTGCQAPTISAQSSNITTSTTSVPPPLTPLTVDVSNSSSVTCNVPNIHKPHENIVQDTTSHPGLVKTVETLKNATSVPKDNTIPGSSSTSTPQGLPPTRKSSSTPRRQTSHVRVLDFTTPRRILNEAISENPNEEAASDKHVEVMISKSPNVSFPRGSVVLDNIRQSDTSVDADKMNESKTSEANKIVTKKVESKKRDWDADLRALVAGSQQPMKQRMPPLSPKSKPKQKTKKTVLEKENVKNKSTVSTTEKTRKKSSVKNKDSANSKPSKKKDKPELAERPEQNVPSPTVSPIGIMQYAREKNACEPEKVKDKSNDEDHIVTPEIERLSLRNEIGGKLNISDILETPYKQALYEIQMETPRFLGPDLPDDPMSDIKITDIPTPRFLTSNTPFTPKPKQATPSSYSSRPTDYSSGGSYYKPDDQDYLRIVDDAICPVTSTHSKDNSKEKVPESTAGPDPKDKQTRRSSRSRPVRQCTKNVSYYNSPFNTKITNSNKKDDVSSCSDSVSANSSFDNAVKEDVPTPRTERRHSTKSENRNKLNLSKKRSPLKKVTQKPFMKIKPRHTPTKDSSRKSNRKSSESSQISSKGSRTKTSSKVSGTPSHAASVPTKRRRKSATPRKLHRTELNSSGHDSPEAPVSKEKSKSEIQNPSVSCAQDSDTEQPPLRWSDDGSQDSKAQGETESNRENEDEISKIREYIDKTMDSSHKDNEISQIKEYIDNTTVSSHKESEGSLQHDLVKRGFDIETAKKIERDLLSTPVPEDRPSLPLIVDEERINKNLDTPADSGATSPKNTVVNDEEFLEEEFSIHECQEGSANYLIVEHDGIPRPEIPPEEDPKLKDKFSLEICIDDGDVVRLRASSYNVLLDEDFQDLGETIKETEMAVSSISNIDRLYTPMKDHIRAQCYSIFDSTLTSIDTPLRADSPSRTQETISVTIEEEDPEEIPVLKEKMENRKRKRLRCSSDESLTDNKKVKPDTHIILTKDLKNMDIEVLLTKLHGSTN, encoded by the exons TTGAGAGCTGTAAACCTATAGCATTGAGAAGGAGACTATTTCAATGTCCAAATTTACTGGAAGTGGTTAAACTTCTAATACAGTATGTGGATGTTAAGAGAGTCCAAGAAGATTTATGCAGAGATCATATCAG TGCTGATTCACAAGAGCCAACCTCCCGAACTGGATGTGAAGCATGCCTGTCCCTCAAGTTGGAGAGTTGTGTGTGTTCTAACAGAAGAAGAAAAGTCTCGAGCACATCCATCAATAATTCAGAGTCGGTTCAGCCTGGGCAAACAAATGCTACAAATGTATTATCTGACTTGTCTG GTAACCAGAATCTCGATAATAGAAATGTTGGAGGAACTGCAAATCATACAAACCCATCAAATATTGTTAGTCAACAAGAAATTCAGACGGGCGATTACCCTGGAGTAGCTGCCCCAAATGTCGACCATAACAGTATTATGCCTAGTCTTCATTTACAGCCAAACCCAGATATCACAACTACGCACCCACCAAAT GTATCTAGTAACGCAACAGCTTTGGAGTGTTCACAAAATATAGCAGAATTCAACACTGTACTGGACCAAGTGTATAATAAAAGCAATGTTATGGGAAGTCTAAGAGACAATAATAGTATGATGAGTACTGAAACTACTAATAATAATAGGATACCTAACTGCCAACCTGAAAGTTTTCAAGATTTTAGTACGGGAGTCAGGGGACCAG GTGAACCGCCTGTCAATGTGCCAGATTCTAGTACTACAGAAAATATAAATGTGTc attatCACATTCTGATACAGAGCCAACGACGTCAAACAAAAGAACTGTAAAGACATTTCAGAAAAGAAGCTGTGCCTTTAGAGTTGGAAATATGAAACACGATGTTACGGAAATAACCAGTGAAGTAATAGATATTGACGATGACACACCACCATATCCAAGGCCAGAAGATCAAAAAGTGACCATTCTGTCAAATGTCAAAGTTGGCAGTGATGAAAGACTAATAAAAATGCCTAAAAACGCAACTTCAACTCCATTATTACAATTTCAAACGATTTGCCTTAATGGCACACCTATATTTAGACCTAAAACAGCAGAACAAAAACTGATATATACCAAAGATGAAATTATGGCGATGCCTACACTTATAATAGTCCCAGCATCAG GTCCATCAAAGACTGCACCTACAGGTTGCCAGGCACCAACCATTTCAGCCCAGAGTTCCAATATAACGACATCGACAACTTCCGTTCCGCCTCCACTTACGCCTTTAACAGTCGATGTTTCCAATAGTTCCTCGGTCACATGTAATGTACCGAATATCCATAAACCGCATGAAAACATCGTACAAGATACTACTAGTCACCCCGGCTTAGTAAAAACTGTAGAAACATTAAAAAACGCTACATCAGTACCTAAAGATAATACAATTCCAGGCTCTAGCTCAACTAGTACGCCACAGGGACTACCACCTACGAGAAAATCCTCATCTACGCCACGTCGACAAACATCACATGTTAGAGTTTTGGATTTCACCACTCCAAGAAGGATTCTAAACGAAGCAATTAGTGAAAATCCTAACGAGGAAGCAGCGTCTGACAAGCATGTTGaagttatgataagtaaaagTCCTAATGTATCTTTTCCTCGGGGCTCAGTAGTCTTAGATAATATTAGACAGTCAGACACTTCCGTCGATGCAGATAAAATGAACGAATCAAAAACATCAGAGGCAAATAAAATTGTCACGAAAAAAGTGGAAAGCAAGAAAAGAGATTGGGATGCTGATCTCCGGGCATTAGTAGCAGGAAGTCAGCAGCCCATGAAACAACGCATGCCTCCACTGTCGCCCAAATCTAAACCTAAacaaaaaacaaagaaaactgtTCTTgagaaggaaaatgtaaaaaataagtcGACAGTAAGTACCACAGAAAAAACACGGAAAAAATCAAGCGTCAAGAATAAAGATTCGGCTAACAGTAAACCATCAAAGAAAAAAGACAAACCAGAATTAGCAGAAAGGCCTGAACAAAATGTCCCCAGTCCTACAGTGTCTCCCATAGGTATAATGCAATATGCTCGAGAAAAAAATGCATGTGAACCTGAAAAAGTAAAAGATAAATCAAATGACGAGGACCACATTGTCACTCCTGAAATCGAAAGATTGTCTTTAAGAAATGAGATTGGAGGAAAGCTCAACATTTCAGATATATTAGAGACACCATACAAACAGGCATTATATGAAATTCAAATGGAGACTCCCAGGTTTTTGGGGCCAGACTTACCGGATGATCCTATGTCAGATATTAAAATAACGGATATACCTACGCCTAGATTTTTGACTTCGAATACACCTTTTACTCCGAAACCTAAGCAAGCCACGCCTTCGTCTTATTCTTCTCGCCCGACAGACTACTCAAGTGGCGGCTCATATTATAAACCTGACGACCAAGATTATTTACGCATCGTGGATGATGCGATATGTCCCGTCACATCTACCCATTCTAAAGACAATTCTAAGGAGAAAGTCCCCGAAAGCACAGCCGGTCCTGATCCAAAAGACAAACAGACTAGACGAAGTAGTAGATCTCGACCAGTAAGGCAGTGTACCAAAAACGTCTCTTATTATAATAGTCCATTTAATACCAAAATTacgaattctaacaaaaaagaCGACGTTTCATCGTGCAGTGATTCAGTAAGTGCTAATAGTTCGTTTGACAATGCCGTGAAAGAAGATGTTCCTACACCAAGAACTGAGAGAAGGCATTCAACAAAATCAGAAAATAGGAACAAACTCAACTTATCTAAAAAACGTTCCCCACTCAAGAAAGTTACACAGAAACcctttatgaaaataaaaccaCGACATACTCCAACAAAAGATTCTTCTAGAAAAAGCAATAGAAAATCCTCTGAATCATCACAAATTTCGTCAAAAGGGTCCAGAACCAAAACGTCTAGTAAAGTTTCTGGCACTCCATCTCATGCTGCTTCTGTACCCACCAAACGTCGTCGCAAATCTGCCACGCCTCGAAAACTGCATCGTACTGAATTAAACTCTTCAGGCCACGACTCTCCAGAAGCACCAGTGAGCAAAGAAAAATCTAAAAGTGAAATTCAGAATCCTAGCGTATCTTGTGCCCAAGATTCTGATACTGAACAACCTCCTCTTCGATGGTCCGACGACGGCTCTCAAGACAGCAAAGCCCAGGGTGAAACTGAATCGAATCGCGAGAATGAAGATGAAATATCTAAGATTAGGGAGTATATAGACAAGACTATGGACTCGAGTCATAAAGATAATGAAATATCCCAAATAAAAGAGTACATTGACAATACGACGGTCTCAAGCCATAAAGAAAGTGAGGGCAGTTTACAACACGACTTAGTGAAACGCGGATTTGATATAGAGACAGCCAAAAAAATAGAAAGGGATTTGTTAAGTACACCAGTTCCAGAAGATAGACCTAGCTTACCGTTAATTGTTGACGAGGAAAGGATCAATAAAAATTTAGACACGCCGGCAGATAGTGGGGCAACATCACCGAAAAATACTGTTGTTAATGATGAGGAGTTTTTAGAGGAAGAATTTAGTATCCATGAGTGTCAAGAAGGTAGTGCTAATTATTTAATAGTTGAACACGATGGGATACCGCGTCCCGAAATACCGCCAGAAGAAGACCCGAAATTGAAAGATAAATTTTCGTTGGAAATATGCATTGATGATGGTGATGTTGTCAGATTAAGAGCTTCGTCATACAATGTTCTATTAGATGAGGATTTTCAAGATCTCGGTGAGACTATTAAAGAGACAGAGATGGCTGTCAGCTCTATTtcaaatattgataggttatacACACCAATGAAGGACCATATTAGAGCTCAGTGCTATTCAATTTTCGATTCAACATTGACTAGTATAGATACTCCATTAAGAGCTGATAGTCCATCTCGGACACAAGAAACGATTTCTGTAACGATAGAAGAAGAAGACCCGGAAGAAATACctgtattaaaggaaaaaatggaaaatagaaAGAGAAAAAGATTACGTTGCAGTTCAGATGAATCTCTGACTGATAATAAGAAAGTGAAACCGGACACTCATATTATTTTGACAAAAGATTTAAAGAATATGGACATAGAAGTTTTATTAACCAAATTACATGGATCTACGAATTGA